In Callospermophilus lateralis isolate mCalLat2 chromosome 4, mCalLat2.hap1, whole genome shotgun sequence, one genomic interval encodes:
- the Inhbc gene encoding inhibin beta C chain, protein MTSSCLLAFLLLASATVASLRGGSQCPACEGPTMDLGSQRELLLDLAKRNILDNLHLSQRPTLNRPVARAALKTALQHLHGPPQGTLLEDDRGQEYEIISFAETGLSSINQTRLSFHFSHRTSGGMEIQQASLMFFIQLPPNTTRTMNMRVLVLNPRDPNLTLATQQLLEMDTTGWHQLLLGPEAQAACSQGHLTLELVPEGQVAPNSIILDGAAHRPFVSARVRVGGKHRVRRRGIDCQGGSRMCCRQEFFVDFREIGWHDWIIQPEGYAMNFCTGQCPLHVAGMPGIAASFHTAVLSLLKANTATGTAGGGSCCVPTARRPLSLLYYDRDSNIVKTDIPDMVVEACGCS, encoded by the exons ATGACCTCCTCATGTCTCCTGGCCTTTCTACTTCTGGCTTCAGCTACAGTGGCCAGTCTCAGAGGTGGCAGTCAGTGCCCAGCTTGTGAGGGGcccaccatggacctggggagccAGCGGGAGCTGCTTCTTGACCTAGCCAAGAGAAACATCCTGGACAATCTGCACCTCAGCCAGCGCCCAACCCTAAACCGTCCTGTGGCCAGAGCTGCTCTGAAGACCGCACTGCAGCACCTCCATGGTCCCCCCCAGGGAACACTTCTGGAGGACGACAGGGGACAAGAATATGAGATCATCAGCTTTGCTGAGACAG GCCTCTCCAGCATCAACCAGACTCGTCTTAGTTTCCACTTCTCTCATAGAACTTCTGGTGGCATGGAGATCCAGCAGGCCAGCCTCATGTTCTTTATACAGCTCCCTCCCAATACCACTCGGACTATGAACATGAGGGTCCTTGTGTTGAATCCACGTGACCCCAACCTCACCTTGGCTACTCAGCAGCTGCTAGAGATGGATACCACTGGCTGGCACCAGCTCCTCCTGGGGCCTGAAGCTCAAGCTGCCTGCAGCCAAGGGCACCTTACCCTAGAACTAGTACCCGAAGGCCAGGTAGCCCCCAACTCAATCATCCTGGATGGAGCTGCCCATAGGCCTTTTGTGTCAGCCCGGGTAAGAGTTGGGGGCAAGCACCGGGTTCGCAGACGAGGCATCGACTGCCAGGGAGGATCCAGGATGTGCTGTCGACAAGAGTTCTTTGTAGACTTCCGTGAGATTGGCTGGCACGACTGGATCATCCAGCCTGAGGGCTATGCAATGAACTTCTGCACAGGGCAGTGCCCACTACATGTGGCAGGGATGCCTGGCATTGCTGCCTCCTTTCACACTGCAGTGCTCAGTCTGCTCAAAGCCAACACGGCTACTGGAACTGCTGGAGGGGGTTCATGCTGTGTGCCCACAGCCAGGCGTCCCCTGTCTTTGCTCTACTATGACAGGGACAGCAACATTGTCAAGACCGACATACCTGACATGGTAGTAGAGGCCTGTGGGTGCAGTTAA